Genomic segment of Candidatus Eisenbacteria bacterium:
ACTTGCTCGGAGCGCTTGCTGACCACACCATTGAAGTTGGCGGCCTTGATGAGTGCGAGATACGTCCAGACGGCATCGCCGACGTTGCTCCGAAACTCGGGCACGGCGAGCAGCCCGCCAATCAGGACGTCGTGAAGTTGCGCGACGCTCGTCATGTATGCGGCTGGACTTCCTCCGCGAAGGTGCTGCCGGCCTGCGTGTACAGGCCCCAGTAGAGCGACTCGACCAGCGTGTCGAGGGCTCTCGCGAGAAGGAACAGATTGGTTACCGATGGCAGGTAGCGCCCACGCTCCCACGCAGAGACGACCGAACGGGTGCGCCCAATACGAGCGCCGAGGTCGCGCTGGCTGAGGCCGGCCGCGATCCGGTAGCTGCGGATCTGGTTCGGGTGGCGCGACGGTTGCTGGTTGAGGCGTGGGGTCTTCTGGATCGGCATGCCGCCACTCTACAAGCTAATAGAATCCTGCCAAGATGGGGGCACGCGCCGTTTTCGCGCCAGCGTGTGGATAAGTGGCGCTTGACCACCCCTCAGAAGCGTGTTTGACGCGTCCGCCCCACTTCCCGAGTTGTCCACAGGGTGGCAGGCTCAGAGCATGTCCAAGTCCGCTTCCCCTTCCCCCGATCGCCCGAATGTGGCGTGCTCACGATCAGACGGCATCGCGAACGAACGCTTCGCGCTGGGCCTGACACGAGGTGACGTCGATGAGTTCCGAGAACTTATCCACATGGAGTGCGGCGAGTCGTTGAGCCACGAAGAGGCCTGGAATCGGGCCACGGAAGTGCTCGCACTCTTCCGGATGCTCCTCGGCCCGTTGCCGGAGGATCAATCGGGCTCGACTTATCCACAGGCCGGGCCCTTGACGGCAACGCGCGGAGCCGGAATTACTGAATAGGCAGCATGCCATCGCCCGTTCACGTCATCTACGCCCGCAAGTCGACCGAATCCGAGGACCGCCAGGTCCTGTCCATCGATTCGCAGATTCGGGAGCTTCAAGACCTCGCCATGCGACGGGGTGCTGCTGTGGCCGAGGTTCTGACAGAAGCCCATTCCGCGAAGGCTCCCGGCCGACCCGTGTTCGGATCGCTGATGAAGCGGATTCACCGCGGCGAGATCGCTTCGGTCTTCTGCTGGAAGATGGATCGCCTCGCACGAAACCCGCTCGATTCAGGCCACATCCTGCAGGCTCTCGCCGATCGCAAGATCGAGCAGGTCGTGACGCCCGAGCGCTGCTACACCGCGGACGGGAATGACCGGTTCCTCGGCACGTTCGAGTTTGGGATGGCCACAAAGTACATCGACGATTTGCGGCAGAACGTGACGCGCGGCAACCGCGAGCGCTTTCGCCGTGGTTGGCCCAACTTCCGGCCACCAGTCGGGTACCTCGAGGACCGCGCCACCAAGACCGTGGTCAAGGACCCCGAGCGCTTCGACCTGATGCGGCGTGCGTGGGACTTGGTGCTCTCGGGCGCCATGCGGCTGAGCCAGGC
This window contains:
- a CDS encoding helix-turn-helix transcriptional regulator, with translation MPIQKTPRLNQQPSRHPNQIRSYRIAAGLSQRDLGARIGRTRSVVSAWERGRYLPSVTNLFLLARALDTLVESLYWGLYTQAGSTFAEEVQPHT